In Heliangelus exortis chromosome 27, bHelExo1.hap1, whole genome shotgun sequence, the genomic window AGCCACCATCATGGGGCTGTGTGGCTCCTGCCCCTCCCTGAGTCAGCGTCCCCTCGCCACACCAGCACATGCCGCTTCCCTGCTTGACTCCCCTTTCCGCCCGGTGGGCTAAAGCCCAGCAGCAATCTCCCCCGGACGCGGGGCACCGGGGACACCTGCAAGGGAGCgcgggagctggggcagggccgCCACGAGCCTGTGCTGCATGGTCCCAGGTGGGGTCTGTGCTCCTTGCACTATGCACCCGGGGAACAGCACGAGGGAGGGCTCCCTGTGCCCCCAGATTGGCAGGGGTTGCTGGCCAGCgcctggaggcagctggaggccGGCTGCGTCGGGCTGGCAAGCGATGCATGTGCTGAGCAGGCAGTGCTGAGAGGAGTGCCTTTGATTTGGCATTTCGTAACCTCGCGCCTCTGGAGAGAATGGCCACACGCTGTACGTCATCACCTGCAAGGCCAGCAGCGGGACCCTGGTCATCCCCGGGGCTCTCTAGAGAAGGCATGTGGCTGCCCCGAGACCAAGCCCTTGGCAAAGAGCTGTGGCACGCAGGGCACTTGCAGTCAGCCTTTGTCACTGGCCGTGCCCGCTTCCAGCCCGAGATAATGAAAAGACAGCGGGGCCAATTTGGCCCATGAGGTGGCAGCTGGCAAGCACCCAAGGGGTAATTAATTGCAGGGGCTGATAGAGCGCGTTGGGGCTGTGGAGGCAACGGCGTCAGCAAAAGAGCCCCgtgccaggcagggaggaggcaggggctCGGCCGCCGTGCCCCACGTGCCCCCTGCGCCGCCTGCTCCTCCCCGCCTCGCCGGCCCGGCATAAAAGCGCGGCCCTGGGCGAGCGCTGGCATCCGCCGCTCCTGCCTCGCTCTGCTCAGGAAAAGGGTAGGTGGGTGCCAGTGGGTCTGTGCCCCCCTGTGGCGGGGGCCAGCGTGGGGcctccctccctgggcaggagagccctgagggcAGCGGGCGAGCTGGCAACATCCTGGGGTGGCCAGGGCGGGCCGAGCCACTgcgggaggaggaaggagcccCGTGGCCGGGACGCTCGGAGCCAGGCCCTGCAAGGGTTCTCGCGGAGGGCTGGGGTGGcctctgtgtgtgcagagagGGCGAGGGCAGGGCTGTGGAGAGCAGGGCGCCCAGTGGGGCTGGCTGGGCAAAGGGCAAGCGGCAGGCAGTGCGGGCAAGGCGGTGGCTCGGGaccctccctccagctcctggctcttgACACCTGATTTTGGGGCCCTCTCTTCCAGGCTCAGCTCTCTCGCATCTCACGCCAAGATGTCTTGCTACGACCTGTGCCCACCAAAGACCAGCGTTGCCGTCCCCCAGCCCATCGCTGAGAGCTGCAACGAGCTGTGCGCCCGCCAGTGCCCCGACTCCTCGGCCTTCATCCAGCCGCCCCCAGTCGTCGTCACCTTCCCCggccccatcctcagctccttcccccagcaaGCCGTGGTGGGCTCCTCCGGAGCACCCGCCTTTGggggctccctggggctggggggcctCTACGGCGCCGGGGCCACCCAGGCCGCGGGGGGCCTCTGCACCTTTGGCAGACCCTACGCTTCTCCCGCCCTCAGCCCTTACGTCCTGCCCCGCTACAGCAAGAAGATCTGGGACACCTGCGGGCCCTGCTAGGTCCAGCCCCGAGAaccccagagctcctgctctgacTCAACCTCACACCTCCTCTCCGTCCCCTCTCTCCACTCTGCCCATGCCCACATGCAAGATTCCACCCTCCTCCCACAGGCCACTTGCTTGTCTCGGGAACAGCCACCACCTGCCAGAAGCCTGAAGGAACAGCCCTcttgcagccccaggggacaAGCCTCCTGCCTCTCCCGTTCTCTGTCTTCCTCCACTACCTGCTCTCCTGCACTGCAATAAAACAGTCCTGCACCCGactcctgcctctccctttgTCCTTCCACGGCCCAgcgggggctgcagggctccctctgcctgcacctGGCCCCTGCCAGCCGGGCCGGGACGGTCtctcagccctggcagcagagcccggCTGAGCTGCCTCTGGGCAGAGCccactgccctggcagcaccagccccaCACGCTGCCGCAGCTCAGCTCCAAGGGCCCTCCCTGCCTCAAGGCAGGCGGCTCCCGTCCCTGCAGGCCCTTTGCAGACCTCCAGCCTCCCTGGCCGGGAGCCGGACCGTCCCCTGGCCTTGGAGCCAATCAGGAGCGATGGGTGCCATGCTCCCGGCCCCTTTGTACCTCCCCAGCTCTGCGGGAGAGGCCGGCAAGGCTTCCcgggagagggaaaggaaaaagagcccTCGCTCTTTGGAAACGCCGCTTCccttgctcttttctccttccctagCCTCTCCTTCTACCAAttccactttcttttctctctctttcccttttccccgTCCCCCCCTTTTcacccatctcttccccttttacttccctttctgcttctcagccccccccccccactacTCGGTGCTCCTCATTTCTCTGACACACTCGCACACCCGTCCCTTCCGAAAGCACGGCCTGCTCCCTTTGGCAAGAGCTTCTGCAGGGCATTTTGTCATGCTGCCAGCTCAAGCAGGGGCACCCAGAGCCAGCTGCCACAGCCGTGTCTTGGCAGTTTGGAAGCAGagcctcctgtgtttcagctggTGCCCGttgcctctggtcctgccaCTGGAGCCCTGCCTCTGAAAGGAGCCTGGCTCCGACATCATTACACCTTAACATCAGGGCTGTGTGCTCATCGGTGAGAGCCCCCTGAGCCTCCtgggcaccagcagcagcagcagtccccCCTGATGCATCAGGCTTGCATCAGAGGACACAGTCTCCCCATTCTTCCAGCAGCTGCGTGTGGCCCTTTGCTGAAGCCCCGTGgctctcctgtgctggggagcccGGCAGGGGACACAGCAGTGGTGGGCTGGCCTCAGCAGGGCTGAGTGGAAGGCAAGGATGCCCTCCTTCCACCTTCcagtcaccagccctgggcacctTTGGCCCAAGGCACATTGGCAGCTGATGCTCACCTTGGtgtcccctggcactgccagggccTTTGCTGACAAGCTGCTCTCCAGTCACCCACTGACATTTCCCGGGCACGGGCTTCAAcgctggctctgctccagcctcctctgcAGGGACCTGGCCTGGAGATGCTGCCGTGctgctgtggagctgagggacCTGGCGGAACTGGTGCCGCTGTCAGGCTGAGAAGGGCAGGCAAAGGTGTGCTGCCAGCGCCTGTCCTGCTCTCGGCCCGCtgccctttccccagctcctttgGGTGCAAGCCCACCCAAAGGCTCTGGCTCCCGTGCCTGCAGCCTCCCTCTCCCAACACCACCCCCTCTCACTTCCTCCAGGCACCTCAAGACCACACCTGCCAGGCACCCAGGTCATCCCGACCGGGGGgacaaggagggagggagacagGACTTGGATGCAGGAAATCTTTATTGTGCCCAGAGGGGCAGGAGGCATTGTCAGAGAGATGGTGCTGGGTCAGACCCAGAGAGGCTGGTTGCCATGTGCTGCGGCTGGCAGAGGGGTCTTCTCCAGAGCATCGTCTCTCCCTCCACACGTCCCCTTGGTGCAGGGAAGGGTGGAGGGTGTGCGATGGCACTGGCAGCTGCCCAGGCGttggctgtggctgcccagcACTCCTCAGTGCCCCGTGCCTGCCAGCTCAGCCCGGCACgggtgctgctggctttggCACTGCTGGAATTGGCATTTAGGGGCCGAGGAGAGTGCCTGGGGTTCTCGGGGCTGGACCTAGCAGGGCCCGCAGGTGTCCCAGATCTTCTTGCTGTAGCGGGGCAGGACGTAAGGGCTGAGGGCGGGAGAAGCGTAGGGTCTGCCAAAGGTGCAGAGGCCCCCCGCGGCCTGGGTGGCCCCGGCGCCGTAGaggccccccagccccagggagccccCAAAGGCGGGTGCTCCGGAGGAGCCCACCACGGCttgctggg contains:
- the LOC139787887 gene encoding scale keratin-like, which produces MSCYDLCPPKTSVAVPQPIAESCNELCARQCPDSSAFIQPPPVVVTFPGPILSSFPQQAVVGSSGAPAFGGSLGLGGLYGAGATQAAGGLCTFGRPYASPALSPYVLPRYSKKIWDTCGPC
- the LOC139787884 gene encoding scale keratin-like, with the translated sequence MSCYDLCPPKTSVAVPQPIAESCNELCARQCPDSSAFIQPPPVVVTFPGPILSSFPQQAVVGSSGAPAFGGSLGLGGLYGAGATQAAGGLCTFGRPYASPALSPYVLPRYSKKIWDTCGPC